A portion of the Pithys albifrons albifrons isolate INPA30051 chromosome 1, PitAlb_v1, whole genome shotgun sequence genome contains these proteins:
- the IL1RL1 gene encoding interleukin-1 receptor-like 1 isoform X1, producing MMGYVDLIFLCTFLSISTTSETFDAMEGEALVVKCPKWSSSVKFTWYHMDTNKIIPAEEEGSRIFSLERFLWFLPTSREASGNYTCVTHLSKNRTKSFNVSVQVHSYKQGVCFPSQIRYPNDTGRGKIVCPTIDNYKNATIVQWYKDCKPLQGQRYFKGEKYIYIENPTREDDGYYTCQFIYTHKRNVFNVSATRIFISEAKHSPLPPQILFPKNKEVIEVELGAALSLKCQALLGIKKQPLAAVSWDVDNIPVKHCDFTRFHEETHFFVGREQEYYEETTLNITEVKKEDLQSNFTCIALNAMHNTRVTVTLQLKAQFEVALPNVLLITGSLVLLVAIAVSVILYQSFRVDIVLLYREIFQPYSIKDDGKIYDAYVIYPKNHTNEANFVEYFVYQVMLDILEDKCGYKLCIYGRDIYPGEDTVSEIEKKMQKSRRLIILLTCQLINCKEQAYDQHIALYNALIQNDTKVILLEMETIGTYGKLQESLRFIINQQGTIKWKEQHTVLPQSPNSKFWKQVRYHMPVTLKSSHSANTG from the exons ATGATGGGATACGTAGATTTGATCTTCCTGTGTAccttcctttccatttccaCAACATCTGAAACAT TTGATGCAATGGAAGGTGAAGCTTTAGTTGTAAAATGTCCCAAATGGAGTTCATCTGTGAAATTCACCTGGTATCACATGGATACTAACAAAATAATCcctgcagaagaggagggaTCACGAATATTTTCCTTAGAAAGATTTCTTTGGTTTCTTCCAACTTCTAGAGAGGCTTCTGGAAACTACACTTGTGTAACACATCT ttcaAAAAATCGCACAAAGTCATTCAACGTGAGTGTGCAAGTGCATTCATACAAGCAAGGAGTATGTTTTCCAAGTCAGATTCGTTACCCAAATGAcactggaagaggaaaaattgtTTGCCCTACTATTGATAACTACAAGAATGCTACTATTGTCCAGTGGTATAAG gacTGCAAACCTCTTCAGGGACAGAGATACttcaagggagaaaaatatatttatattgaGAATCCCACAAGGGAGGATGATGGTTATTACACTTGTCAATTTATTTATACTCataaaagaaatgtgtttaatGTATCAGCAACAAGAATTTTCATAAGTGAGG caAAACACTCACCTCTACCTCCTCAAATCTTATTTCCAAAGAATAAAGAAGTAATAGAAGTGGAGCTTG GTGCTGCTTTATCTCTGAAATGTCAGGCCCTCCTGGGGATTAAGAAACAGCCACTGGCTGCTGTCAGTTGGGATGTGGACAATATCCCAGTGAAACATTGTGATTTTACAAGATTTCATGAAGAAACACATTT TTTTGTAGGACGTGAGCAAGAATACTACGAAGAGACCACTTTGAATATAACTGAAGTAAAAAAGGAGGATCTGCAGTCGAATTTCACATGTATAGCATTGAACGCAATGCACAACACAAGAGTCACAGTGACATTACAACTCAAAGCACAGTTTGAGG TGGCTCTTCCTAACGTCCTCTTGATCACAGGATCTCTAGTTCTGCTAGTTGCAATAGCAGTCTCGGTTATACTTTATCAGTCCTTCCGAGTTGATATCGTTCTGTTGTATCGGGAGATATTTCAGCCCTACTCCATCAAAGATG ATGGGAAGATATATGATGCATATGTTATCTACCCCAAAAACCATACCAATGAAGCTAATTTTGTGGAATACTTTGTTTATCAAGTCATGCTAGATATTCTAGAAGATAAATGTGGCTATAAATTGTGTATTTATGGGAGGGATATATATCCTGGAGAAG ATACAGTCAGTGAAATTGAGAAGAAGATGCAGAAGAGCAGACGGCTGATCATCCTTCTAACATGCCAGCTAATTAATTGTAAAGAGCAGGCTTATGATCAACACATTGCTTTATACAATGCCCTCATTCAAAATGACACAAAGGTGATCCTTCTGGAAATGGAGACAATTGGGACTTATGGGAAGCTTCAGGAATCTCTTAGGTTCATTATTAATCAGCAAGGTACCATCaaatggaaagagcagcacACTGTGCTCCCACAATCACCCAATTCTAAGTTCTGGAAACAAGTGAGGTACCATATGCCAGTGACACTCAAGTCCTCACACTCAGCTAACACTGGCTGA
- the IL1RL1 gene encoding interleukin-1 receptor-like 1 isoform X2, with product MMGYVDLIFLCTFLSISTTSETFDAMEGEALVVKCPKWSSSVKFTWYHMDTNKIIPAEEEGSRIFSLERFLWFLPTSREASGNYTCVTHLSKNRTKSFNVSVQVHSYKQGVCFPSQIRYPNDTGRGKIVCPTIDNYKNATIVQWYKDCKPLQGQRYFKGEKYIYIENPTREDDGYYTCQFIYTHKRNVFNVSATRIFISEAKHSPLPPQILFPKNKEVIEVELGAALSLKCQALLGIKKQPLAAVSWDVDNIPVKHCDFTRFHEETHFFVGREQEYYEETTLNITEVKKEDLQSNFTCIALNAMHNTRVTVTLQLKAQFEGLQ from the exons ATGATGGGATACGTAGATTTGATCTTCCTGTGTAccttcctttccatttccaCAACATCTGAAACAT TTGATGCAATGGAAGGTGAAGCTTTAGTTGTAAAATGTCCCAAATGGAGTTCATCTGTGAAATTCACCTGGTATCACATGGATACTAACAAAATAATCcctgcagaagaggagggaTCACGAATATTTTCCTTAGAAAGATTTCTTTGGTTTCTTCCAACTTCTAGAGAGGCTTCTGGAAACTACACTTGTGTAACACATCT ttcaAAAAATCGCACAAAGTCATTCAACGTGAGTGTGCAAGTGCATTCATACAAGCAAGGAGTATGTTTTCCAAGTCAGATTCGTTACCCAAATGAcactggaagaggaaaaattgtTTGCCCTACTATTGATAACTACAAGAATGCTACTATTGTCCAGTGGTATAAG gacTGCAAACCTCTTCAGGGACAGAGATACttcaagggagaaaaatatatttatattgaGAATCCCACAAGGGAGGATGATGGTTATTACACTTGTCAATTTATTTATACTCataaaagaaatgtgtttaatGTATCAGCAACAAGAATTTTCATAAGTGAGG caAAACACTCACCTCTACCTCCTCAAATCTTATTTCCAAAGAATAAAGAAGTAATAGAAGTGGAGCTTG GTGCTGCTTTATCTCTGAAATGTCAGGCCCTCCTGGGGATTAAGAAACAGCCACTGGCTGCTGTCAGTTGGGATGTGGACAATATCCCAGTGAAACATTGTGATTTTACAAGATTTCATGAAGAAACACATTT TTTTGTAGGACGTGAGCAAGAATACTACGAAGAGACCACTTTGAATATAACTGAAGTAAAAAAGGAGGATCTGCAGTCGAATTTCACATGTATAGCATTGAACGCAATGCACAACACAAGAGTCACAGTGACATTACAACTCAAAGCACAGTTTGAGG GTCTTCAGTAA